The Pedobacter mucosus genome window below encodes:
- a CDS encoding Spx/MgsR family RNA polymerase-binding regulatory protein: protein MVVYGIPNCNTVKKALDWLKENHIDFEFHDFKKKGVTIEKLNHWCNVFGWETVLNRKGLTWKKLSKEEQIAIDSQEKAIAYLINNTSAIKRPIIENDNQAILISFQESRYIETLA from the coding sequence ATGGTAGTTTATGGCATTCCAAATTGTAACACAGTTAAAAAAGCACTTGATTGGCTAAAGGAGAATCATATCGATTTTGAATTTCACGATTTTAAAAAAAAAGGTGTTACAATTGAGAAACTTAACCATTGGTGTAATGTTTTTGGCTGGGAAACCGTTTTAAACCGCAAAGGTTTAACTTGGAAAAAGCTTTCAAAAGAAGAACAAATAGCAATTGATTCACAAGAAAAAGCCATCGCCTATTTAATTAATAATACCAGTGCAATAAAGAGGCCTATTATTGAAAATGATAATCAGGCTATTCTCATCTCATTCCAAGAAAGTCGTTACATTGAAACACTTGCGTAA
- a CDS encoding carboxypeptidase-like regulatory domain-containing protein, protein MYKLIILIFLALPFSIFAQTVATGAVFDDSKKSLSIPGVIVRNLYTKKTSTTNVSGKFTIPAKVGDLIEFSSLGYQTDTLYLTNLLNRIIYLPVKTNSLGDVDVRGVKVNSAITNAKDPLAEKYTLLNTGGNLDRKRMKDKVGGLNLNLGYGKYKRQQRKEADLAEKDSYLEEIDENFNEKTVIEMTKLQGEDLKHFLILYRPSVTQVKAERPYRYQYYISRAFAAWKKLTPQERKLQDLPKLKGN, encoded by the coding sequence ATGTATAAGCTGATCATTTTAATTTTTCTCGCATTGCCTTTTAGTATTTTTGCTCAAACAGTAGCTACCGGAGCTGTTTTTGACGATTCCAAAAAAAGTTTATCTATTCCTGGCGTTATCGTCAGAAATCTTTATACAAAAAAAACTTCCACTACCAATGTTTCTGGGAAATTCACTATTCCAGCAAAAGTTGGTGATTTAATAGAATTTTCTTCCTTAGGTTATCAAACGGATACGCTTTACCTTACAAATTTATTAAATCGAATAATTTATTTACCCGTAAAAACAAATAGTTTGGGCGATGTAGATGTAAGAGGAGTTAAAGTAAATAGCGCCATTACCAATGCTAAAGATCCGCTTGCAGAAAAATATACCTTATTAAATACAGGTGGCAATCTAGATCGGAAACGAATGAAAGATAAAGTTGGTGGTTTAAACCTAAACCTCGGCTATGGCAAATATAAAAGACAACAACGTAAGGAAGCAGATTTAGCAGAAAAAGATTCATACCTGGAAGAGATAGATGAAAATTTTAATGAGAAAACAGTAATCGAAATGACCAAACTGCAAGGCGAAGATTTAAAGCATTTTTTAATACTTTACCGTCCTTCGGTTACACAAGTTAAGGCTGAAAGACCTTATCGCTACCAATATTATATCTCCAGGGCATTTGCAGCTTGGAAAAAACTTACTCCGCAAGAAAGAAAACTACAAGATTTGCCTAAATTAAAGGGGAATTAA